The Streptomyces sp. NBC_00224 genome has a window encoding:
- a CDS encoding biotin carboxylase N-terminal domain-containing protein produces MRKVLIANRGEIAVRVARACRDAGIASVAVYADPDRDALHVRAADEAFALGGDTPATSYLDIAKVLQAAADSGADAIHPGYGFLSENADFAQAVLDAGLTWIGPPPQAIRDLGDKVAARHIAQRAGAPLVAGTPDPVSGADEVVTFAEEHGLPIAIKAAFGGGGRGLKVARTLEEVPELYDSAVREAVAAFGRGECFVERYLDKPRHVETQCLADTHGNVVVVSTRDCSLQRRHQKLVEEAPAPFLSEAQNAELYAASKAILKEAGYVGAGTVEFLVGTDGTISFLEVNTRLQVEHPVTEEVTGIDLVREMFRIADGEELGYGDPEIRGHSFEFRINGEDPGRGFLPAPGTVTLFAPPTGPGVRLDAGVESGSVIGPAWDSLLAKLIVTGATREQALQRAARALGEFKVEGMATAIPFHQAVVVDPAFTADPFRIHTRWIETEFVNAIPAFVPPATDGDEEAATERESVVVEVGGKRLEVSLPSSLGMTLARTGLAAGAKPKRRDKKKTGSAISGDALASPMQGTIVKVAVEEGQEVKEGDLVVVLEAMKMEQPLNAHRSGTIRDLAAAVGASVTSGATICEIKG; encoded by the coding sequence GTGCGCAAGGTGCTCATCGCCAACCGTGGTGAAATCGCTGTCCGCGTTGCCCGAGCCTGTCGGGACGCCGGGATCGCCAGCGTAGCCGTCTACGCCGATCCGGACCGGGACGCTCTGCACGTCCGCGCGGCCGACGAAGCATTCGCTCTGGGCGGTGACACCCCGGCCACCAGCTACCTGGACATCGCCAAAGTCCTCCAGGCCGCCGCCGACTCCGGCGCCGACGCGATCCACCCGGGTTACGGCTTCCTCTCCGAGAACGCCGACTTCGCCCAGGCCGTCCTCGACGCCGGTCTGACCTGGATCGGCCCGCCGCCGCAGGCCATCCGCGACCTCGGCGACAAGGTCGCCGCCCGCCACATCGCCCAGCGCGCCGGCGCCCCCCTGGTCGCCGGCACCCCCGACCCGGTCTCCGGCGCCGACGAAGTCGTCACCTTCGCCGAAGAACACGGCCTCCCCATCGCGATCAAGGCCGCCTTCGGCGGCGGCGGCCGCGGCCTCAAGGTCGCCCGCACCCTCGAAGAAGTCCCCGAGCTCTACGACTCCGCCGTCCGCGAGGCCGTCGCCGCCTTCGGCCGCGGCGAATGCTTCGTCGAGCGCTACCTGGACAAGCCCCGCCACGTCGAGACCCAGTGCCTCGCCGACACCCACGGCAACGTCGTCGTCGTCTCCACCCGCGACTGCTCACTCCAGCGCCGCCACCAAAAACTCGTCGAAGAGGCCCCCGCGCCGTTCCTGAGCGAGGCACAGAACGCGGAGCTGTACGCCGCCTCCAAGGCCATCCTCAAGGAAGCCGGCTACGTCGGCGCCGGCACCGTCGAGTTCCTCGTCGGCACCGACGGCACCATCTCCTTCCTCGAAGTCAACACCCGCCTCCAGGTCGAACACCCGGTCACCGAAGAAGTCACCGGCATCGACCTCGTCCGCGAAATGTTCCGCATCGCCGACGGCGAGGAACTCGGCTACGGCGACCCCGAGATCCGCGGCCACTCCTTCGAGTTCCGCATCAACGGCGAGGACCCCGGCCGCGGCTTCCTCCCCGCCCCCGGCACGGTGACGCTCTTCGCCCCGCCCACCGGCCCGGGCGTGCGCCTGGACGCCGGCGTCGAATCCGGCTCCGTCATCGGCCCCGCCTGGGACTCCCTCCTCGCCAAACTGATCGTCACCGGCGCCACCCGCGAACAGGCCCTGCAACGCGCCGCCCGCGCACTCGGCGAGTTCAAGGTCGAAGGCATGGCCACCGCCATCCCCTTCCACCAGGCCGTCGTCGTCGACCCCGCCTTCACCGCCGACCCGTTCCGCATCCACACCCGCTGGATCGAAACTGAATTCGTCAACGCCATCCCGGCGTTCGTCCCCCCTGCGACCGACGGGGACGAGGAGGCGGCCACCGAGCGGGAGTCGGTGGTGGTCGAGGTCGGCGGCAAACGCCTCGAAGTCTCGCTGCCCTCTTCCTTGGGCATGACGCTCGCTCGTACGGGCCTCGCGGCCGGGGCCAAGCCCAAGCGCCGGGACAAGAAGAAGACGGGATCCGCCATTTCGGGTGACGCGCTGGCGTCCCCGATGCAGGGCACGATCGTCAAGGTCGCCGTCGAAGAGGGCCAGGAAGTCAAGGAAGGCGACCTCGTCGTCGTCCTCGAAGCCATGAAGATGGAACAGCCCCTCAACGCCCACCGCTCCGGCACCATCAGGGATCTCGCCGCGGCGGTGGGCGCGTCCGTCACGTCCGGCGCCACCATCTGCGAAATCAAGGGTTGA
- a CDS encoding Fur family transcriptional regulator: MATAGPPVRGRSTKQRAAVAAALDQVDEFRSAQELHDMLRHRGDSVGLTTVYRTLQSLADAGEVDVLRTSDGESVYRRCSSGDHHHHLVCRMCGKAVEVEGPAVEKWSEAIAEQHGFVNVAHTVEIFGTCAECAAAAAAAEK; encoded by the coding sequence GTGGCGACGGCTGGACCACCCGTACGCGGCCGGTCGACCAAGCAGCGGGCCGCCGTGGCGGCGGCCCTCGACCAGGTGGACGAGTTCCGCAGCGCGCAGGAGCTGCACGACATGCTCAGACACCGGGGTGACTCGGTGGGGCTGACCACGGTCTACCGCACCCTGCAGTCGCTCGCCGACGCCGGCGAGGTCGACGTGCTGCGCACCAGCGACGGCGAGTCGGTCTACCGGCGCTGCTCGTCGGGCGACCACCACCACCATCTGGTCTGCCGGATGTGCGGCAAGGCCGTCGAGGTCGAGGGCCCGGCGGTGGAGAAGTGGTCCGAGGCGATCGCCGAGCAGCACGGCTTCGTCAACGTGGCGCACACCGTGGAGATCTTCGGCACCTGCGCGGAGTGCGCGGCGGCCGCGGCGGCCGCGGAGAAGTAG
- a CDS encoding metal ABC transporter permease — MEILQTAFMQRALIAAVLVGITAPAVGIYLVQRRQALMGDGIGHVAMTGVGLGFLLNASPVWMATLVSVVGAVTMELIRAYGKTRGDIALAMLFYGGMAGGVLLVNLSDTGSNANLSSYLFGSLSSVSDSDVTSICLLAAFVVLVTVGLRRQLFAVSQDEEFARVTGLPVRALNLLIAVTAAITVTVAMRAVGLLLVSALMVVPVAAAQQISRSFAVTFVLAVVIGTTVTLAGTVTSYYQDVPPGATIVLLAIGAFIALTALAAPLARRRARMAETAAEQCTLEVPGSRTAADEATV; from the coding sequence ATGGAAATCCTCCAGACCGCCTTCATGCAGCGGGCGCTCATCGCGGCCGTCCTGGTCGGCATCACCGCGCCCGCCGTCGGCATCTACCTGGTCCAGCGCCGACAGGCCCTGATGGGCGACGGCATCGGCCACGTCGCCATGACCGGCGTCGGCCTCGGCTTCCTGCTCAACGCCAGCCCGGTGTGGATGGCGACGCTCGTCTCCGTGGTCGGCGCCGTGACGATGGAGCTGATCCGGGCGTACGGCAAGACGCGCGGCGACATCGCGCTCGCCATGCTCTTCTACGGCGGCATGGCGGGCGGTGTGCTTCTGGTCAACCTCTCGGACACCGGCTCCAACGCCAACCTCTCCTCGTACCTCTTCGGCTCGCTCTCCAGCGTCTCGGACTCGGACGTCACCTCGATCTGTCTGCTCGCCGCGTTTGTGGTGCTCGTCACGGTCGGGCTGCGGCGGCAGCTGTTCGCGGTGAGCCAGGACGAGGAGTTCGCGCGGGTCACCGGACTGCCGGTGCGGGCCCTGAACCTGCTGATCGCGGTGACCGCTGCGATCACCGTCACGGTCGCCATGCGGGCCGTGGGGCTGCTGCTCGTCAGCGCGCTGATGGTGGTCCCGGTGGCGGCGGCCCAGCAGATCTCCCGCTCCTTCGCGGTGACGTTCGTCCTCGCGGTGGTCATCGGCACGACGGTCACGCTGGCCGGAACGGTCACCTCGTACTACCAGGACGTGCCGCCCGGCGCGACGATCGTGCTGCTCGCCATCGGCGCGTTCATCGCCCTGACCGCGCTCGCCGCACCTTTGGCGCGCAGGCGTGCGCGGATGGCCGAAACCGCCGCGGAACAGTGCACCCTGGAGGTGCCGGGGTCGCGTACCGCGGCCGACGAGGCCACGGTCTGA
- a CDS encoding histidine kinase, with translation MHMATPGPLRRAFDWAAAHAPWSAWAWRNTTFAVAGIPLALPAAGSVTYMVLAPGHTPGALLSVLVLSPLLTALQRSRFWSLLGLDVPGIAWRSRRLSWRGLVERLRSESTWRQYGYHLLVAPLAAAAGVLVVCGWVAGCVCAFVLSWLWALPLNARLPVWTDAYVLFSVGGVLLLLATPWFAAAAARLDGHAAAALLGPNRAKELERRVETLAESRAGVLDAADAERRRIERDLHDGAQQRLVSLAMNLGLARATLTDLPPEARAVIDEAHREAKEAIEELNNLVRGLHPAVLDDRGLDAALSGIAARAPLPVELTVDIDRRPAPTVEAVAYFVVSEALANVAKHARATRCSVQIGRRGDLLRLTVSDNGAGGADAAAGTGLRGLAKRVGSVDGTIRINSPLGGPTVITVELPCGL, from the coding sequence ATGCACATGGCAACTCCCGGCCCGCTGCGGCGCGCGTTCGACTGGGCCGCCGCGCACGCCCCGTGGTCGGCGTGGGCCTGGCGCAACACCACCTTCGCGGTGGCGGGCATACCGCTCGCACTGCCCGCCGCCGGCTCCGTCACGTACATGGTCCTCGCGCCCGGACATACCCCCGGCGCCCTGCTGTCCGTGCTCGTCCTCAGCCCGCTCCTCACCGCCCTCCAGCGCAGCCGCTTCTGGTCGCTGCTCGGCCTCGACGTGCCGGGCATCGCCTGGCGCAGCCGCAGACTGAGCTGGCGCGGGCTCGTCGAGCGGCTGCGGTCGGAGTCGACCTGGCGGCAGTACGGCTACCACCTCCTCGTCGCCCCGCTCGCCGCGGCGGCGGGCGTCCTGGTGGTGTGCGGCTGGGTGGCGGGCTGCGTGTGCGCCTTCGTCCTGTCGTGGCTGTGGGCGCTGCCGCTGAACGCCCGGCTCCCGGTCTGGACCGACGCGTACGTCCTGTTCTCCGTCGGCGGGGTGCTGCTCCTGCTCGCCACCCCCTGGTTCGCGGCCGCCGCCGCACGGCTCGACGGCCATGCGGCCGCCGCCCTGCTCGGCCCCAACCGCGCCAAGGAGCTGGAGCGGCGCGTGGAGACCCTGGCCGAGAGCCGCGCCGGGGTGCTGGACGCCGCCGACGCCGAGCGCCGCCGCATCGAGCGCGACCTGCACGACGGCGCCCAGCAGCGGCTGGTCTCGCTCGCCATGAACCTGGGCCTGGCCCGCGCCACCCTCACCGATCTGCCGCCCGAGGCCCGGGCCGTCATCGACGAGGCGCACCGCGAGGCCAAGGAGGCCATCGAGGAGCTCAACAACCTGGTGCGCGGGCTGCACCCGGCCGTCCTCGACGACCGGGGCCTGGATGCCGCCCTGTCCGGCATCGCCGCCCGTGCCCCGCTGCCCGTCGAGCTCACCGTCGACATCGACCGCCGCCCGGCCCCCACGGTCGAGGCCGTCGCCTACTTCGTCGTCTCCGAGGCGCTGGCGAACGTCGCCAAGCACGCCCGGGCGACGCGCTGTTCCGTCCAGATCGGCCGCCGCGGCGACCTGCTGCGCCTCACCGTCTCCGACAACGGGGCCGGGGGCGCCGACGCCGCCGCCGGCACCGGACTGCGGGGCCTCGCCAAACGCGTAGGGTCCGTGGACGGAACCATCCGGATCAACAGCCCCCTCGGGGGCCCGACCGTCATCACTGTGGAGCTGCCGTGCGGGCTGTGA
- a CDS encoding metal ABC transporter substrate-binding protein translates to MNVRRLIPAATLSTAVVLGLGALTACSDSGTGSGMKDGKLDVVASFYPMQYLAERIGGDHVSVRNLTKPGVEPHDLELSPKQTASLGEAGLVVYLKGIQPAVDKAIAQSGAKHTVDAAGLTKLEDHGTEVGHGHEGEEHHGESEAGADPHVWLDPVKYAEVAQGVGKALEKADPDHAADYRKNTDAVVKDLGALNQKFAAGLKNTATKTFITTHSAFGYLAERYGLTQEGIAGIDPEAEPSPARVRELQSIAKKDHVDTVFFETLASDKTAKTLAGDTGLKTDVLDPLEGITKKSKGDDYLKVMESNLAALQKALGAK, encoded by the coding sequence ATGAATGTACGACGCCTCATACCCGCCGCCACCCTCTCCACCGCCGTGGTGCTCGGCCTCGGCGCCCTGACCGCCTGCTCGGACTCCGGCACCGGCTCGGGCATGAAGGACGGCAAGCTGGACGTGGTGGCGTCGTTCTATCCGATGCAGTACCTCGCGGAGCGAATAGGCGGCGACCACGTCTCCGTACGCAACCTCACCAAGCCGGGCGTAGAGCCGCACGACCTGGAGCTCAGCCCCAAGCAGACCGCCTCCCTCGGCGAGGCCGGCCTGGTCGTCTACCTCAAGGGCATCCAGCCCGCCGTGGACAAGGCCATCGCGCAGTCCGGTGCCAAGCACACCGTCGACGCCGCCGGCCTCACCAAGCTGGAGGACCACGGCACCGAGGTCGGCCACGGCCACGAGGGCGAGGAGCACCACGGCGAGAGCGAGGCCGGCGCCGACCCGCACGTCTGGCTGGACCCGGTCAAGTACGCCGAGGTCGCCCAGGGCGTCGGCAAGGCCCTGGAGAAGGCCGACCCCGACCACGCGGCCGACTACAGGAAGAACACCGACGCCGTGGTCAAGGACCTCGGGGCGCTGAACCAGAAGTTCGCGGCGGGCCTGAAGAACACCGCCACCAAGACCTTCATCACCACCCACTCCGCCTTCGGCTACCTCGCCGAGCGGTACGGGCTGACCCAGGAGGGCATCGCGGGCATCGACCCCGAGGCCGAGCCGAGCCCCGCCCGGGTCAGGGAGCTCCAGTCCATCGCGAAGAAGGACCACGTCGACACGGTCTTCTTCGAGACACTGGCCAGCGACAAGACCGCCAAGACCCTCGCCGGGGACACCGGGCTGAAGACCGACGTCCTGGACCCCCTCGAAGGCATCACCAAGAAGTCCAAGGGCGACGACTACCTCAAGGTGATGGAGTCCAACCTGGCCGCGCTCCAGAAGGCGCTCGGCGCGAAGTGA
- a CDS encoding metal ABC transporter ATP-binding protein, protein MEPVMEPVISLRGATATLGSRPVLRGIDLTVRRGEVVALLGANGSGKSTAVRSVIGQVPLTGGRIELFGTELKRFRDWARVGYVPQRTTAASGVPATVREVVASGRLSRTKLGLLSKADRAAVRRAIELVGLADRAKDSVNALSGGQHQRVLIARALASEPELLIMDEPMAGVDLASQEILAATLREQVAGGATVLLVLHELGPLEPLIDRAVVLRDGCVTHDGPPPKATGQHALPGHDHVHPHSAAEPIRTGLLT, encoded by the coding sequence ATGGAACCCGTGATGGAACCCGTCATATCCCTGCGCGGAGCCACGGCGACCCTCGGCTCGCGTCCGGTGCTGCGCGGCATCGACCTCACCGTCCGACGCGGCGAGGTCGTCGCCCTGCTCGGCGCCAACGGCTCCGGCAAGTCCACCGCCGTGCGCTCGGTGATCGGCCAGGTGCCGCTCACCGGGGGCCGCATCGAGCTGTTCGGTACGGAGCTGAAGCGCTTCCGGGACTGGGCGCGCGTCGGCTATGTGCCCCAGCGCACCACCGCCGCCAGCGGGGTCCCCGCGACCGTCCGCGAGGTCGTCGCCTCGGGGCGGCTCTCCCGTACGAAACTGGGCCTGCTCTCCAAGGCGGACCGGGCGGCCGTGCGCCGCGCCATCGAGCTCGTGGGCCTCGCCGACCGCGCCAAGGACTCGGTGAACGCCCTCTCCGGCGGCCAGCACCAGCGCGTCCTGATCGCCCGCGCGCTCGCCTCCGAGCCCGAGCTGCTGATCATGGACGAGCCGATGGCGGGCGTCGACCTGGCCAGCCAGGAGATCCTCGCCGCGACCCTGCGCGAGCAGGTCGCGGGCGGCGCGACCGTGCTGCTCGTGCTCCATGAGCTCGGCCCGCTGGAGCCGCTGATCGACCGCGCGGTGGTGCTGCGCGACGGCTGCGTCACCCACGACGGCCCGCCGCCCAAGGCCACCGGCCAGCACGCGCTGCCGGGCCACGACCACGTCCACCCCCACTCGGCCGCCGAGCCGATCCGTACAGGACTGCTGACCTGA
- a CDS encoding ScbR family autoregulator-binding transcription factor, protein MSKQQRAERTRQTLILAAAEVFDTDGFAPSSLTAISTRAGVSNGALHFHFVSKNALAEAVCDHAMASLRQIARPRDTGHGRALQVLVDTTHALAFRLGDDVILRAGFGLSSDATWKGATDLRQYWVDWVGDVLAGAAAEGALADGVAVEDAKAVIAATTVGFEAMGRSQPRWFSRQMFGKFWGLLLPRLARADALGALKPDGSPGLAAALPL, encoded by the coding sequence ATGAGCAAGCAGCAACGGGCTGAGCGGACACGTCAGACGCTGATCCTGGCCGCGGCCGAGGTGTTCGACACGGACGGCTTCGCACCGTCCTCACTGACCGCGATCAGCACCCGGGCCGGCGTCAGCAACGGGGCGCTGCACTTCCACTTCGTCAGCAAGAACGCCCTGGCCGAGGCCGTCTGCGACCACGCCATGGCGTCCCTGCGGCAGATCGCGCGCCCGCGCGACACCGGGCACGGCCGGGCGCTCCAGGTCCTCGTGGACACCACGCACGCGCTGGCGTTCCGGCTCGGCGACGACGTGATCCTGCGGGCCGGGTTCGGGCTCAGCTCCGACGCGACCTGGAAGGGGGCGACGGACCTGCGCCAGTACTGGGTCGACTGGGTGGGCGACGTGCTGGCCGGGGCGGCCGCCGAGGGCGCGCTCGCCGACGGGGTCGCGGTGGAGGACGCCAAGGCGGTGATCGCGGCGACCACCGTCGGCTTCGAGGCGATGGGGCGCAGCCAACCGCGCTGGTTCTCGCGGCAGATGTTCGGCAAGTTCTGGGGGCTGCTGCTGCCCCGGCTGGCCCGGGCCGACGCGCTCGGCGCCCTGAAGCCCGACGGCAGCCCGGGGCTGGCGGCGGCGCTGCCTTTGTAG
- a CDS encoding glycine--tRNA ligase, with the protein MAADKIDTIVNLSKRRGFVYPCSEIYGGQRAAWDYGPLGVELKENLKRQWWRYMVTAREDVVGIDSSVILATEVWEASGHVATFTDPLTECTSCHKRFRADHLIEAYEEKHGKEPANGLAELNCPNCGNKGTFTEPKNFSGLLSTHLGPTQDSGSVAYLRPETAQGIFTNFGQVQQTSRKKPPFGIAQMGKSFRNEITPGNFIFRTREFEQMEMEFFVKPGEDEQWQEYWMEQRWNWYTGLGLREENMRWYEHPKEKLSHYSKRTADIEYRFQFGGSEWGELEGVANRTDYDLSAHAKASGSDLSYFDQEAGERWTPYVIEPAAGVGRSMLAFLLDAYNEDEAPNAKGVMEKRAVMRLDPRLAPVKVAVLPLSRNPQLSPKAKGLAADLRQNWNIEFDDAGAIGRRYRRQDEIGTPFCVTVDFDTLDDNAVTVRERDTMSQERVSLDQIQSYLGARLLGC; encoded by the coding sequence GTGGCCGCCGACAAGATCGACACCATCGTCAACCTGAGCAAGCGCCGTGGCTTCGTCTACCCCTGCAGTGAGATCTACGGTGGTCAGCGCGCCGCCTGGGACTACGGGCCGCTGGGTGTCGAGCTGAAGGAGAACCTCAAGCGCCAGTGGTGGCGTTACATGGTCACCGCGCGCGAGGACGTCGTCGGCATCGACTCGTCGGTGATCCTGGCCACCGAGGTCTGGGAGGCCTCCGGCCACGTCGCCACCTTCACCGACCCGCTCACCGAGTGCACCTCCTGTCACAAGCGGTTCCGCGCGGACCACCTGATCGAGGCGTACGAGGAGAAGCACGGCAAGGAGCCCGCGAACGGCCTCGCCGAGCTCAACTGCCCCAACTGCGGCAACAAGGGCACCTTCACCGAGCCCAAGAACTTCTCGGGTCTGCTCTCCACCCACCTCGGCCCGACCCAGGACAGCGGCTCCGTCGCCTACCTGCGCCCCGAGACCGCGCAGGGCATCTTCACCAACTTCGGCCAGGTCCAGCAGACCTCGCGCAAGAAGCCGCCCTTCGGCATCGCGCAGATGGGCAAGTCCTTCCGCAACGAGATCACGCCCGGCAACTTCATCTTCCGCACCCGCGAGTTCGAGCAGATGGAGATGGAGTTCTTCGTCAAGCCGGGCGAGGACGAGCAGTGGCAGGAATACTGGATGGAGCAGCGCTGGAACTGGTACACGGGCCTGGGTCTCCGCGAGGAGAACATGCGCTGGTACGAGCACCCGAAGGAGAAGCTCTCCCACTACTCCAAGCGCACCGCCGACATCGAGTACCGCTTCCAGTTCGGCGGCAGCGAGTGGGGCGAGCTTGAGGGCGTCGCCAACCGCACCGACTACGACCTCTCGGCGCACGCCAAGGCGTCCGGCAGCGACCTGTCGTACTTCGACCAGGAGGCCGGCGAGCGCTGGACCCCGTACGTCATCGAGCCCGCCGCCGGTGTCGGCCGCTCCATGCTCGCTTTCCTCCTCGACGCCTACAACGAGGACGAGGCGCCCAACGCCAAGGGCGTCATGGAGAAGCGCGCCGTGATGCGCCTCGACCCGCGCCTGGCGCCGGTCAAGGTCGCGGTGCTGCCGCTCTCGCGCAACCCGCAGCTCTCCCCGAAGGCGAAGGGCCTGGCGGCGGACCTGCGGCAGAACTGGAACATCGAGTTCGACGACGCGGGCGCGATCGGCCGTCGCTACCGTCGCCAGGACGAGATCGGTACGCCGTTCTGTGTCACGGTCGACTTCGACACGCTGGACGACAACGCGGTGACGGTTCGCGAGCGGGACACGATGTCGCAGGAGCGGGTGTCCCTGGACCAGATCCAGTCGTACCTGGGTGCGCGGCTTCTCGGCTGCTAG
- a CDS encoding BTAD domain-containing putative transcriptional regulator, with protein MRFRMLGPLEVMSGDQQVPLGGIKQRATLGCLLLQANQVVPTSRLLAALWQADNTPVTARKILQNAVWGLRGTLAGGGPDGAGGAAELVTRAPGYLIRTDPEQIDLNVFRRRVGEGRAELAGGRPEAAVASLGAALGLWRGPALADLAETGIMWPELTAVQNTRLDVLEDYFEAKLACGQHYAVLGELEAAVEAEPLRERSSGLLMLALYRCGRQAHALAVYNRLRATLVEDLGLEPGRELRRLQQAILAQDPSLGLAPPRPAAAPAQPTSLAPVPAADQPCERADRRRTLTAVSGHRRHGHAPERTAPSRAVNVPQRAVVRPDVMRRQALSVLLVQTRIAPGAVHLDDALQPDRAVALDETLERVSGATRARIEHFGGRVVGSIGPVSLGLFQDEEDGGDGTGRVGAALRALRAAAAVRDAVAPPGRTAVRRSHADPGLTLHAAVATGEALVRFAPGDSGTPLSVNGALLDLCQRLLALAAPGEILVCDDSRAAAGPEVSYGPAEGSPRHWRVREVYARPGSAAAAAYSAPFARPPRRIGA; from the coding sequence ATGCGCTTCAGGATGTTGGGCCCGCTGGAGGTGATGTCCGGCGACCAGCAGGTCCCACTGGGGGGAATCAAGCAGCGGGCGACGCTGGGCTGTCTGCTGCTGCAGGCCAACCAGGTCGTCCCGACGAGCCGACTGCTGGCCGCGCTCTGGCAGGCGGACAACACGCCCGTCACGGCGCGGAAGATCCTGCAGAACGCGGTGTGGGGGCTCCGCGGGACCCTCGCCGGGGGCGGCCCCGACGGCGCCGGGGGTGCGGCCGAGCTGGTCACCCGGGCTCCCGGGTACCTGATCCGGACCGACCCCGAGCAGATCGACCTGAACGTCTTCCGGCGCCGGGTCGGAGAGGGGCGGGCCGAACTCGCGGGCGGGCGGCCCGAGGCGGCCGTCGCCTCGCTCGGCGCGGCACTCGGCCTGTGGCGCGGCCCGGCGCTCGCCGACCTCGCCGAGACCGGCATCATGTGGCCCGAGCTCACGGCCGTGCAGAACACCCGGCTCGACGTCCTGGAGGACTACTTCGAGGCGAAGCTGGCGTGCGGCCAGCACTACGCGGTCCTCGGCGAGCTGGAAGCCGCCGTCGAGGCCGAGCCGTTGCGCGAGCGCAGCTCGGGGCTGCTGATGCTGGCCCTGTACCGCTGCGGGCGGCAGGCCCACGCGCTCGCCGTCTACAACCGCCTGCGCGCCACTCTGGTCGAGGACCTCGGCCTGGAGCCCGGCCGCGAGCTGCGCCGCCTCCAGCAGGCGATCCTCGCCCAGGATCCGTCCCTGGGCCTCGCGCCCCCGCGCCCGGCCGCCGCACCCGCGCAGCCGACGTCGCTCGCGCCCGTCCCCGCCGCCGACCAGCCGTGCGAACGCGCTGACCGGCGCCGTACGCTGACCGCAGTCTCCGGGCACCGCAGGCACGGCCACGCCCCCGAGCGTACGGCGCCGTCGCGCGCGGTGAACGTGCCCCAACGGGCTGTCGTACGACCCGATGTGATGCGACGTCAGGCGCTGAGCGTGCTCCTCGTGCAGACCAGGATCGCCCCAGGGGCGGTCCACCTCGACGACGCGCTCCAGCCCGACCGGGCGGTCGCTCTTGACGAGACGCTGGAGCGGGTCAGCGGGGCCACGCGCGCGCGGATCGAGCACTTCGGCGGCCGTGTCGTCGGCTCCATCGGCCCGGTCTCGCTCGGTCTCTTCCAGGACGAGGAGGACGGCGGGGACGGTACGGGACGGGTGGGCGCCGCCCTGCGCGCGCTGCGGGCGGCCGCCGCCGTACGCGACGCGGTCGCCCCGCCCGGCCGGACCGCCGTCCGCCGCTCGCACGCCGACCCGGGCCTGACCCTGCACGCGGCGGTGGCGACCGGTGAGGCGCTGGTCCGCTTCGCGCCCGGCGACTCCGGCACCCCGCTGTCCGTCAACGGGGCGCTCCTGGACCTCTGCCAGCGGCTGCTGGCGCTGGCCGCGCCCGGCGAGATCCTCGTCTGCGACGACTCCCGCGCGGCCGCCGGACCCGAGGTCTCCTACGGCCCGGCCGAGGGCTCCCCGCGGCACTGGCGGGTGCGTGAGGTGTACGCCCGTCCGGGCTCGGCGGCGGCTGCGGCGTACTCCGCGCCCTTCGCGCGGCCGCCCCGGCGGATCGGGGCCTGA
- a CDS encoding response regulator, whose product MRAVIAEDSVLLRIGLVKVLEMAGFEVAAEAEDADGLLAAVEEHRPKLALVDVRMPPGFTDEGVRAALMIRQQWPDTAVLLLSQYVEERYAADLLTAQSGGIGYLLKQRVADVEEFIDALRRVAGGGTALDPQVVAQLLLRRGGGNDPLERLTPREREVLALMAEGRSNAGIAEQLVVSESAVAKHINSIFAKLDLPVADGDHRRVLAVLRFLDGGS is encoded by the coding sequence GTGCGGGCTGTGATCGCCGAGGACTCGGTGCTGCTGCGGATAGGACTCGTCAAGGTCCTGGAGATGGCGGGGTTCGAGGTGGCCGCCGAGGCGGAGGACGCCGACGGGCTGCTCGCCGCCGTCGAGGAACACCGGCCGAAGCTGGCCCTGGTCGACGTGCGGATGCCGCCCGGCTTCACCGACGAGGGCGTACGAGCCGCCCTGATGATCCGTCAGCAGTGGCCGGACACCGCCGTACTGCTCCTCTCGCAGTACGTCGAGGAGCGGTACGCGGCCGACCTGCTCACCGCCCAGAGCGGCGGCATCGGCTACCTGCTCAAGCAACGGGTCGCCGACGTCGAGGAGTTCATCGACGCGCTCAGGCGCGTCGCGGGCGGCGGCACCGCGCTCGACCCGCAGGTCGTCGCCCAGCTGCTGCTGCGCCGGGGCGGCGGCAACGACCCGCTGGAACGCCTCACCCCGCGCGAACGCGAAGTCCTCGCCCTGATGGCCGAGGGCCGCTCCAACGCGGGCATCGCCGAGCAGCTGGTCGTCAGCGAGAGCGCCGTCGCCAAACACATCAACAGCATCTTCGCCAAGCTCGACCTGCCCGTCGCCGACGGCGACCACCGCCGTGTCCTCGCGGTCCTGCGGTTCCTGGACGGCGGCTCATGA